One genomic segment of Mycolicibacterium chubuense NBB4 includes these proteins:
- a CDS encoding YbaB/EbfC family nucleoid-associated protein — translation MTDDMHPEVAAVLRQAKRLQSLMDEQLDKMATESFTASDESETVEVTLNGHHWLKDVYIQDGLLRLGAETVERRVNEALQRANTEASASIDADRERIDAVVAEITAELGDVEA, via the coding sequence GTGACTGACGACATGCATCCCGAGGTGGCCGCGGTGCTGAGGCAGGCGAAGCGGCTCCAGTCACTGATGGACGAGCAGCTGGACAAGATGGCGACGGAGTCGTTCACGGCCTCCGATGAGAGCGAGACGGTCGAGGTCACGCTGAACGGTCACCACTGGCTCAAGGACGTCTATATCCAGGACGGCCTGCTGCGGCTGGGTGCGGAGACAGTGGAGCGGCGGGTGAACGAGGCGCTGCAGAGGGCCAATACGGAGGCATCAGCGTCGATCGATGCGGACCGCGAGCGGATCGATGCGGTGGTCGCGGAGATCACCGCGGAGTTGGGAGATGTGGAGGCATAA
- the ptsP gene encoding phosphoenolpyruvate--protein phosphotransferase yields the protein MFGFTLERVDLSTIFCNLVHMTASFSLTSLSPGTVLHGVPVVAGVQYAPVIRPGTLPTLDPAAGADLAEADRQSERERFTAAAATVAGRLRERAAHATGAASEVLAATATLAQDRGWLGAAEKRIKEGAPAVRAVDGAIDQFVEMFTKLGGLMAERVTDLRDIRDRVIAELNGLPEPGVPLPDVPSILCAEDLAPADTAGLDPKLVVALATTLGGPTSHTAIIARQLGIPCVVAVTGLDDVPAGTMVLVDGTTGTVTVTPDEAEAKAAVAEAERVAAAAANWSGPGATSDGHAVAVLANVQDGAAARAARETPAEGVGLFRTELCFLNRDTEPTVDEQAGIYAEVLDAFSGLKVVIRTLDAGSDKPLKFAGHPDEANPALGVRGIRIAEGNPRLLENQLDAIAAAADRTNTRPWVMAPMIATAEEAKAFAGHARSRNLTPGVMIEVPAAALLAERILEHVDFLSIGTNDLAQYTMAADRMSAELATLTDPWQPAVLALVAMTVRAGTATDKPVGVCGEAAADPLLACVLAGLGVSSLSAAAAAVQGVGAKLAGATLAQCREAAEAVLVTASAADARAAALAVLG from the coding sequence ATGTTTGGTTTTACCCTTGAACGTGTTGACTTGTCAACGATTTTCTGTAATCTGGTTCACATGACCGCCTCTTTCTCGCTCACCTCACTCTCGCCGGGCACCGTCCTGCACGGCGTTCCTGTCGTGGCCGGCGTTCAGTACGCCCCCGTCATCCGGCCCGGCACGTTGCCGACCCTCGACCCCGCGGCCGGTGCCGACCTCGCCGAGGCGGACCGGCAGTCGGAGCGGGAACGCTTCACCGCCGCGGCGGCCACCGTGGCCGGCCGGCTCCGCGAGCGGGCCGCCCACGCGACCGGCGCCGCGTCCGAGGTGCTCGCCGCGACGGCCACGCTGGCCCAGGACCGGGGCTGGCTGGGTGCGGCCGAGAAGCGGATCAAAGAGGGCGCTCCCGCGGTGCGCGCCGTCGACGGCGCCATCGACCAGTTCGTCGAGATGTTCACCAAACTCGGCGGGCTGATGGCCGAACGGGTCACCGATCTGCGCGACATCCGCGATCGTGTGATCGCCGAACTCAACGGTCTGCCGGAGCCGGGTGTGCCCCTGCCGGACGTGCCGTCGATCCTGTGCGCCGAGGACCTCGCGCCCGCCGACACCGCGGGTCTGGACCCGAAGCTCGTCGTCGCACTGGCCACCACGCTCGGCGGCCCGACCAGCCACACCGCGATCATCGCGCGGCAGTTGGGCATTCCGTGCGTGGTCGCCGTGACGGGTCTCGACGACGTGCCGGCCGGCACGATGGTGCTCGTCGACGGCACCACGGGAACCGTCACCGTCACGCCGGACGAGGCCGAGGCGAAGGCCGCGGTCGCCGAGGCCGAGCGCGTCGCCGCGGCGGCAGCCAACTGGTCGGGCCCGGGCGCGACATCGGACGGCCACGCCGTTGCTGTGCTCGCCAACGTGCAGGACGGCGCGGCCGCGCGGGCCGCGCGGGAGACGCCGGCCGAGGGCGTCGGGCTCTTCCGCACCGAGTTGTGCTTCCTCAACCGGGACACCGAACCGACCGTCGACGAGCAGGCCGGGATCTACGCGGAGGTGCTCGACGCCTTCTCCGGCCTCAAGGTCGTCATCCGCACGCTCGATGCCGGCTCGGACAAGCCGCTGAAGTTCGCCGGCCACCCCGACGAGGCGAACCCCGCGCTGGGGGTGCGCGGCATCCGGATCGCCGAGGGCAATCCCCGGCTACTGGAGAACCAGCTCGACGCGATCGCCGCGGCCGCGGACCGCACCAACACCAGGCCCTGGGTGATGGCCCCGATGATCGCCACCGCCGAGGAGGCGAAAGCCTTTGCCGGGCATGCCCGTTCGCGCAATCTGACGCCCGGGGTGATGATCGAGGTGCCTGCGGCGGCGCTGCTGGCCGAGCGCATCCTCGAGCACGTCGACTTCCTGTCCATCGGGACCAACGACCTGGCGCAGTACACGATGGCCGCCGACCGGATGTCGGCCGAGCTGGCCACGCTCACCGACCCCTGGCAGCCCGCGGTGCTGGCTCTGGTCGCGATGACCGTCCGCGCCGGGACCGCGACCGACAAGCCCGTCGGGGTGTGCGGCGAGGCGGCGGCTGATCCGCTGCTGGCCTGTGTCCTCGCGGGCCTCGGGGTCAGTTCGCTGTCCGCGGCCGCTGCCGCCGTGCAGGGCGTCGGCGCCAAGCTCGCGGGGGCCACCCTGGCGCAGTGCCGCGAAGCGGCGGAGGCCGTGCTGGTGACTGCCAGTGCCGCCGACGCACGCGCCGCCGCCCTCGCCGTCCTGGGCTAG
- the mycP gene encoding type VII secretion-associated serine protease mycosin: MQRIVTLFAALAMVLLTAPPATAIEPPTIDPGAVPPDETGPDQPMEQRRICAAPTVFPNANFADKPWANDYLRLADAQRFATGAGVTVAVIDTGVNASPRVPAEPGGDFVDQAGNGMSDCDAHGTLTAAVIAGKPAPTDAFVGVAPDARILSLRQTSDSFQPVGARNDPNDPNATRTAGSLRSLARAIVHAANIGAQIINISEAACYKVTRPINENVVGAAINYAVNVKGVVIVVAAGNSGGDCTQNPPPDPAVPADPRGWQSVQTIVSPAWYSPLVLTVGSIAPNGQPSGFSMQGPWVGAAAPGENLVALGYDGNPVNALQGQDGPIPISGTSFSAAYVSGLAALIRQRFPDLTPAQIINRITATARHPGGGVDNVVGAGVIDPVAALTWDVPAGPANTPYKIKTIPPPAYVPPPDRAPITWVVIIGAGVAAVLGIGALARRALRRR, encoded by the coding sequence GTGCAGCGGATAGTCACGCTGTTTGCTGCACTAGCCATGGTGCTGTTGACGGCACCACCGGCCACGGCCATCGAGCCACCGACGATCGATCCGGGTGCGGTTCCACCTGATGAAACAGGCCCGGATCAACCCATGGAGCAGCGCCGCATCTGCGCCGCGCCCACGGTCTTCCCGAATGCGAACTTTGCGGACAAGCCGTGGGCCAACGACTACCTCCGGCTCGCCGACGCCCAGCGGTTCGCCACCGGGGCCGGGGTAACTGTGGCGGTCATCGACACGGGGGTGAACGCGTCGCCGCGCGTACCCGCCGAGCCTGGTGGCGACTTCGTTGACCAAGCCGGTAACGGTATGTCCGACTGCGACGCGCACGGCACGTTGACCGCGGCGGTGATCGCAGGCAAGCCCGCACCGACCGACGCCTTCGTCGGTGTCGCACCCGACGCACGGATCCTGTCGCTACGCCAGACCTCGGACAGCTTCCAGCCGGTGGGCGCGCGCAACGACCCCAACGACCCGAACGCCACTCGGACGGCGGGATCTCTGCGCAGCCTCGCCCGCGCGATCGTGCATGCCGCCAACATCGGGGCGCAGATCATCAACATCAGCGAGGCCGCCTGTTACAAGGTCACCCGCCCGATCAACGAGAACGTGGTCGGCGCGGCCATCAACTACGCCGTCAACGTCAAAGGCGTCGTGATCGTCGTCGCGGCCGGCAACTCCGGCGGCGACTGCACACAGAACCCGCCGCCCGACCCCGCCGTGCCCGCCGACCCCCGCGGGTGGCAGAGCGTGCAGACCATCGTCTCCCCCGCCTGGTACTCGCCGCTGGTACTGACCGTGGGCAGCATCGCGCCCAACGGTCAGCCGAGCGGCTTCTCGATGCAAGGCCCGTGGGTGGGTGCCGCGGCGCCGGGCGAGAACCTCGTAGCGCTGGGTTACGACGGAAACCCGGTCAACGCGCTGCAGGGTCAGGACGGTCCGATCCCGATCAGCGGAACGTCGTTCTCCGCGGCCTACGTCTCGGGACTTGCCGCGCTGATCCGACAGCGCTTCCCGGATCTGACGCCGGCCCAGATCATCAACCGGATCACTGCCACCGCACGCCACCCCGGTGGCGGCGTGGACAACGTCGTCGGCGCCGGCGTCATCGACCCGGTCGCAGCACTCACTTGGGATGTCCCCGCGGGACCCGCCAACACTCCCTACAAGATCAAAACGATTCCGCCCCCGGCCTACGTGCCGCCGCCCGACCGCGCGCCGATCACGTGGGTCGTGATCATCGGTGCCGGGGTGGCGGCCGTCTTGGGCATCGGTGCGCTGGCCCGACGTGCGTTGAGGCGCCGATGA
- a CDS encoding HPr family phosphocarrier protein, translated as MPTKTVIVGSAIGLHARPAAIIAEAVVNAGAEVTLSVDGGEPVDAGSALMIMTLGAGNGAQVTVASDDEAALATVADLVQQDLDA; from the coding sequence ATGCCCACCAAGACCGTCATCGTCGGCTCCGCCATCGGCCTGCACGCCCGCCCCGCGGCGATCATCGCCGAGGCCGTCGTCAACGCCGGTGCTGAAGTCACGCTCTCGGTCGACGGCGGTGAGCCCGTGGACGCGGGATCGGCGCTGATGATCATGACCCTCGGCGCCGGCAACGGTGCGCAGGTGACTGTCGCATCCGACGACGAGGCTGCCCTGGCCACCGTCGCCGACCTGGTCCAGCAAGACCTCGACGCCTAG
- a CDS encoding PTS fructose transporter subunit IIABC encodes MTSSTTSPPIITTDLVLLDTPVEGDKQAVIARLVDKLAAAGRTSDTDGLVGAAMAREQQSATGLPGGIAIPHCRSPYVDTPTIGFARLSPAVDFGAPDGPADLAFLIAAPESGGQEHMKLLSSLARALVRKDFVAALRSAASAEQVVDLVDGVVNPAPAGASAPAAASAPAAAPPPAAAPAPVEKPKKTIVAITACPTGIAHTYMAADSLTAAGKDAGVTLVVETQGSSGSTPLPAETIAKADAVIFATDVGVKDRGRFAGKPVIASGVKRAINEPAKMVAEAIAAADNPNAPRVEGSGAGAAASSAPSGNVGWGTRTRQILLTGVSYMIPFVAAGGLLIALGFLFAGYDIANKPEGATQSLGNIIALNNSLTNLPSGGFTQYLGAILFSLGGLAFSFLVPALAGYISFAIADRPGLAPGFTAGALAVFVGGGFIGGIVGGVIAGFAALWISNLKMPQWFRGLMPVVITPLFASLVVGLIMFFFVGRPLALINTGLTNWLSGMSGTSAVFLGIILGLMMCFDLGGPVNKAAYAFATAGLAASTTASFQIMAAVMAAGMVPPLAMALATTIRPALFSEPERENGRAAWLLGLTFISEGAIPFAAADPLRVIPSMMFGGAITGALSMAFGATSRAPHGGIFVLFAIDNKLGFVIALAAGTVAAALAVIAVKQFVKPGAKKAEPELVAA; translated from the coding sequence ATGACAAGCTCCACCACTTCGCCACCGATCATCACGACCGACCTGGTGCTGCTCGACACCCCCGTCGAGGGTGACAAGCAGGCGGTCATCGCGCGGCTGGTCGACAAGCTGGCTGCGGCCGGCCGGACCAGCGACACCGACGGACTGGTCGGCGCCGCGATGGCTCGCGAGCAGCAGTCCGCGACCGGGCTGCCGGGCGGCATCGCGATCCCGCACTGCCGCTCCCCCTACGTCGACACCCCGACGATCGGGTTCGCGCGCCTGAGTCCCGCGGTGGACTTCGGCGCCCCCGACGGCCCTGCGGACCTGGCGTTCCTGATCGCCGCCCCGGAGTCGGGCGGTCAGGAGCACATGAAGTTGTTGTCCAGCCTGGCACGGGCTTTGGTGCGCAAAGACTTCGTCGCCGCGCTGCGCAGCGCGGCCAGCGCCGAGCAGGTGGTCGATCTCGTCGACGGCGTGGTCAACCCCGCGCCGGCGGGCGCATCGGCACCCGCCGCAGCATCGGCACCCGCCGCGGCACCGCCACCCGCCGCGGCCCCGGCGCCGGTCGAGAAGCCGAAGAAGACGATCGTCGCCATCACCGCCTGCCCGACCGGCATCGCACACACCTACATGGCCGCCGACTCGCTGACCGCGGCCGGTAAGGACGCCGGCGTCACCCTCGTGGTCGAGACGCAGGGCTCGTCGGGCAGCACACCGCTGCCCGCCGAGACCATCGCGAAGGCCGACGCGGTCATCTTCGCCACCGACGTCGGTGTGAAGGACAGGGGCCGCTTCGCCGGCAAGCCCGTGATCGCCTCGGGCGTCAAGCGCGCCATCAACGAACCGGCCAAGATGGTCGCCGAAGCCATTGCCGCAGCCGACAATCCCAACGCGCCGCGGGTCGAGGGCTCCGGAGCGGGCGCGGCCGCGAGCTCGGCGCCGTCGGGCAACGTCGGTTGGGGCACCCGCACCCGGCAGATCCTGCTCACCGGCGTGAGCTACATGATCCCGTTCGTCGCCGCGGGTGGTCTGCTGATCGCGCTGGGCTTCCTGTTCGCCGGCTACGACATCGCGAACAAGCCCGAGGGTGCGACGCAGTCGCTGGGCAACATCATCGCCCTCAACAACTCGCTGACGAACCTGCCGAGCGGAGGCTTCACGCAGTACCTCGGGGCGATCCTGTTCAGCCTCGGCGGACTGGCGTTCAGCTTCCTGGTGCCCGCGCTGGCCGGTTACATCTCGTTCGCGATCGCCGACCGGCCGGGCCTGGCGCCGGGCTTCACCGCGGGCGCGCTCGCGGTGTTCGTCGGCGGCGGCTTCATCGGCGGCATCGTCGGCGGTGTGATCGCCGGCTTCGCAGCACTGTGGATCAGCAATCTGAAAATGCCGCAATGGTTCCGCGGCCTGATGCCGGTGGTGATCACGCCGCTGTTCGCCTCGCTCGTCGTCGGCCTGATCATGTTCTTCTTCGTGGGCCGTCCGTTGGCGCTGATCAACACCGGCCTGACCAACTGGCTCAGCGGGATGTCCGGCACGTCGGCAGTCTTCCTGGGCATCATCCTCGGCCTCATGATGTGCTTCGACCTCGGTGGCCCGGTCAACAAGGCGGCCTACGCCTTCGCCACCGCCGGATTGGCGGCCTCGACCACCGCGTCGTTCCAGATCATGGCCGCGGTGATGGCCGCAGGCATGGTGCCGCCGCTGGCGATGGCCCTGGCCACCACCATCCGGCCCGCGCTGTTCAGCGAGCCCGAGCGCGAAAATGGCCGCGCTGCATGGCTTCTGGGCCTGACCTTCATCTCCGAGGGAGCCATCCCGTTCGCGGCGGCCGACCCGCTGCGCGTCATCCCGTCGATGATGTTCGGCGGCGCGATCACCGGCGCGCTGAGCATGGCCTTCGGCGCGACGTCGCGAGCCCCGCACGGCGGCATCTTCGTGCTGTTCGCCATCGACAACAAGCTCGGCTTCGTGATCGCCCTGGCCGCCGGCACCGTCGCCGCCGCCCTGGCGGTGATCGCGGTCAAGCAGTTCGTGAAACCCGGCGCGAAGAAGGCCGAACCCGAGCTCGTCGCCGCCTGA
- the eccE gene encoding type VII secretion protein EccE, producing MSKVFSVFGLRFTTGHALWAAVLIPACLVLFAPVNLMWLGISLAVLIGLGSLVTVRGRRVTGWVAALFAWRRRHRQPPAPPSEPAVGATVIPGDHVALRWDGDHVVSAIELVPRPFTPTVIVNGEAFTDDVVDTHLIDELLTAYCPDLQADVVSAGYRVGKTAPAALVALYEQVVGPYPAPANRRTWIVLRADPEKTRKSALRRHSGVAGLAQYLVASTTRIADDLASRGVDARPARSFDDYDRATEISFERETWSMIKGRSTFTAAYTAQGGPDVWWSARADHTLTRVRIDPGAAPTTTVLLTTLANPSTPRGFSCLYGGQRAALLGDSPVTDRHYELPIGSAGVLVGETADRYPVYMPFDDVDVSVNLGDARLFTQFVVRSAAAGAVVTLAPRFREFAGFINARIGPESKVVWPNATTYLSAYTGVGQVMLRPNFIATPRHKQLPIRLINPREESRYQMVLEQ from the coding sequence ATGAGCAAGGTCTTCTCGGTATTCGGATTGCGATTCACCACCGGACACGCGCTGTGGGCCGCGGTCCTCATCCCCGCCTGCCTCGTGTTGTTCGCGCCGGTGAACTTGATGTGGCTGGGGATATCACTCGCCGTGCTGATCGGTCTGGGTTCGCTCGTCACGGTGCGCGGTCGACGTGTCACCGGCTGGGTCGCAGCGCTTTTCGCGTGGCGGCGCCGGCATCGCCAGCCACCAGCCCCTCCGTCGGAACCCGCCGTCGGCGCGACGGTCATTCCCGGCGACCATGTGGCCCTGCGGTGGGACGGCGATCACGTGGTGTCGGCGATCGAGCTGGTACCAAGGCCGTTCACCCCGACCGTGATCGTTAACGGTGAGGCCTTCACCGACGACGTCGTCGACACGCACCTGATCGACGAGCTGCTCACCGCGTACTGCCCGGACCTGCAAGCCGATGTGGTGTCGGCCGGTTACCGCGTCGGCAAGACGGCGCCCGCGGCGCTCGTCGCGTTGTACGAGCAGGTGGTCGGCCCGTATCCGGCGCCGGCGAACCGGCGGACGTGGATCGTGCTGCGCGCAGACCCCGAGAAGACGCGAAAGTCGGCTCTAAGACGCCATTCCGGAGTCGCCGGCCTGGCGCAATATCTGGTGGCGTCAACGACGCGGATCGCCGACGATCTCGCCAGCAGGGGCGTCGACGCCCGGCCGGCGCGCAGCTTCGACGACTACGACAGGGCGACGGAGATCAGCTTCGAGCGCGAGACCTGGTCGATGATCAAGGGACGGAGCACTTTCACAGCCGCATACACTGCGCAAGGCGGCCCGGACGTGTGGTGGTCGGCGCGTGCAGACCACACACTGACGCGGGTCCGGATCGATCCCGGTGCGGCCCCGACGACCACGGTGCTGCTGACCACACTGGCCAACCCCTCTACACCGCGCGGCTTTTCGTGCCTCTACGGTGGCCAGCGGGCAGCGCTGCTGGGGGACAGCCCGGTGACCGACCGCCATTACGAGCTGCCGATCGGATCGGCCGGCGTGCTCGTCGGTGAAACGGCCGACCGCTATCCGGTCTACATGCCGTTCGACGACGTCGACGTCAGCGTCAACCTCGGCGACGCACGGTTGTTCACCCAGTTCGTCGTACGGTCCGCGGCCGCGGGCGCGGTGGTGACGTTGGCGCCTCGGTTCCGTGAGTTCGCCGGCTTCATCAACGCCCGCATCGGTCCGGAGTCGAAAGTGGTGTGGCCGAACGCGACGACGTACCTGAGCGCGTATACCGGTGTCGGACAGGTGATGTTGCGGCCGAACTTCATCGCCACTCCGCGGCACAAGCAGCTGCCGATCCGGCTGATCAATCCGCGTGAGGAGAGCCGCTACCAGATGGTGCTCGAGCAATGA
- a CDS encoding DeoR/GlpR family DNA-binding transcription regulator → MYPEERQQAIASLVMSKGRASVTELAQAYDVTTETVRRDLAVLDKAGIVRRVHGGAVPVRALHLVEPGVGERDVTRSEHKDAIAAAAAEFFPLSGASVLLDAGTTTMRIAAQVPADRELVVVTNSVPIAARLATIPTVTLQLLGGRVRGLTQAAVGEQTLRVLDTLRVDIAFIGTNAISVRHGLSTPDSDEAAVKRAMVRAANYVVVAADSSKVGREDFVSFAPISSVDTLITDPEISAADTAELTEHGVEVIRAGGQQ, encoded by the coding sequence ATGTACCCCGAAGAGCGGCAGCAGGCGATCGCCTCCCTGGTGATGAGCAAAGGCCGCGCGTCCGTGACCGAACTGGCCCAGGCCTACGACGTCACCACCGAGACGGTGCGGCGCGACCTCGCCGTCCTGGACAAGGCCGGCATCGTGCGCCGGGTGCACGGCGGCGCCGTTCCGGTCCGCGCGCTGCACCTCGTCGAACCCGGCGTCGGCGAGCGCGACGTCACCCGCTCCGAGCACAAGGACGCGATCGCCGCGGCCGCCGCGGAGTTCTTCCCGCTGAGCGGGGCGAGCGTGCTGCTGGACGCCGGCACCACCACGATGCGCATCGCCGCGCAGGTGCCGGCCGACCGCGAGCTCGTCGTCGTCACCAACTCGGTGCCGATCGCGGCCAGGCTCGCGACGATTCCCACCGTCACGCTGCAGCTGCTCGGCGGACGGGTGCGGGGGCTCACGCAGGCCGCGGTCGGCGAGCAGACCCTGCGCGTGCTGGACACGCTGCGCGTCGACATCGCCTTCATCGGCACCAACGCCATCAGCGTCCGGCACGGCCTGTCCACCCCGGACAGTGACGAGGCCGCGGTCAAGCGCGCGATGGTGCGCGCCGCGAACTACGTCGTCGTCGCCGCCGACTCGTCGAAGGTGGGCCGCGAGGACTTCGTCAGCTTCGCGCCCATCTCCAGCGTCGACACCCTCATCACCGACCCCGAGATCAGCGCCGCCGACACCGCCGAGTTGACCGAACACGGCGTCGAAGTCATCCGCGCAGGAGGCCAGCAGTGA
- the pfkB gene encoding 1-phosphofructokinase, giving the protein MIVTVTPNPSIDRTVTLPTPLTRGAVHRVTSVTSQAGGKGVNVARVLTLAGVDALAVLPAAAHDPLLSALQASAVSYRVVQTAEPARINLAITEPDGTTTKINEPGAALDAPTVAALTDAVLDAANGAEWVVMSGSLPPGVPTSWYGDVVALLASRPCRVAVDTSDAPLASLVGSLDRGAPDLIKPNAEELASVLGYSPELLEHAVAQGDPEPVVTAARQLIDKGVGAVLATLGAEGAVLVDRNGAWMATPPPIVPRSTVGAGDSSLAGYIRAEVGGAMPPQRLQMAVAYGSAAAALPGTTLPTPVEIDLNAVQVSPISPIPANQ; this is encoded by the coding sequence GTGATCGTCACCGTCACGCCCAATCCGAGCATCGACCGCACGGTCACGCTCCCGACCCCTCTCACGCGGGGTGCGGTCCACCGCGTCACCTCGGTCACCAGCCAGGCGGGCGGCAAAGGCGTCAACGTCGCGCGCGTCCTGACGCTCGCGGGTGTCGACGCGCTCGCGGTGCTTCCCGCCGCCGCCCACGATCCGCTGCTGTCCGCGCTGCAGGCCTCCGCAGTGTCGTATCGGGTGGTGCAGACCGCCGAGCCGGCACGAATCAATCTGGCGATCACCGAGCCGGACGGCACCACCACCAAGATCAACGAACCGGGTGCCGCGCTCGACGCCCCCACGGTGGCGGCGCTGACCGACGCGGTGCTCGACGCCGCGAACGGAGCCGAGTGGGTGGTGATGTCGGGCTCTCTGCCTCCGGGTGTGCCGACCTCCTGGTACGGCGATGTGGTGGCGCTGCTGGCCTCGCGTCCGTGCCGCGTCGCCGTAGACACCTCCGACGCGCCGCTGGCCTCGCTCGTGGGATCGCTGGATCGCGGCGCCCCCGATCTGATCAAGCCGAATGCCGAGGAGCTGGCCAGTGTGCTGGGCTACTCGCCTGAGCTTCTGGAACATGCTGTCGCGCAGGGGGATCCGGAGCCGGTGGTGACGGCGGCGCGACAGCTGATCGACAAGGGGGTCGGCGCCGTGCTGGCCACCCTGGGCGCCGAGGGGGCCGTGCTGGTCGACCGGAACGGGGCGTGGATGGCCACGCCGCCGCCCATCGTCCCGCGCAGCACCGTCGGCGCCGGCGACTCGTCGCTGGCCGGCTACATCCGCGCCGAGGTCGGCGGCGCCATGCCGCCCCAGCGGCTGCAGATGGCCGTCGCCTACGGCAGCGCCGCGGCCGCGCTGCCCGGCACCACCCTGCCCACGCCCGTCGAGATCGACCTGAATGCCGTTCAGGTGTCCCCGATCTCACCGATCCCGGCTAACCAGTAA
- a CDS encoding PPE domain-containing protein, which produces MAGDEVRVDPDDLNRKAGQIEAISWGDNPVEMPTVPADGLGTARTAVENLNQNAKTLTDFQEYGKKQGQRLAETLRSVAAAYRTVDQNAMDNINKTIPGETPAPPAPVIPAANAIPAPTPPQPLPTQRGMTDEYMDVKQAQGSLLGGDQAASLQAAAAKWAQNGATLAAAAANFETSDVNWEGEAADAAYRQFADYRGFLVELSGAWTRLAAEAEKVAMAHATTLGNHTPIAEEYAQLEAQLPAAIANGGSAARVIQLKMEKLQQESEEIRHQYALDAQPDDVNPPEPPRNTGAPPTPVRSNGDPRRPAGKPPQEPRGGGSGQSAGGGGQPDGGAPAQQTPQEAQMSPMSAADQAAQAAQQGGSPGGGSPGGGSPSGGSPGGGQGGGAPGGAPGAGMPGLGKGEPKVPTGPLLKPAAAAGGGAGSGGGGGGAGMPAAPLQPAVSAETVAPTPVAAASAHGAAPGGAAGAAGAPGGGGGMGGMAPMHGAQSGGSGEKKRNPQLSQDEDLYTEERPWTEAVIGNRVRRRGAPDDMKKES; this is translated from the coding sequence ATGGCGGGGGACGAAGTCAGAGTCGATCCGGACGACCTGAACCGGAAAGCCGGCCAGATCGAGGCGATCTCATGGGGTGACAACCCTGTCGAGATGCCGACCGTCCCTGCCGACGGGCTGGGCACAGCGCGCACCGCCGTCGAAAACCTCAACCAGAACGCCAAGACGCTGACGGACTTTCAGGAGTACGGGAAGAAGCAGGGACAGCGCCTGGCCGAGACTTTGCGCTCCGTCGCGGCCGCGTACCGAACTGTCGATCAGAACGCGATGGACAACATCAACAAGACGATTCCGGGCGAAACACCTGCCCCGCCGGCGCCGGTGATCCCGGCTGCGAACGCCATCCCCGCGCCCACGCCGCCGCAACCGCTGCCGACGCAACGCGGGATGACGGATGAGTACATGGACGTCAAGCAGGCCCAAGGCTCACTGCTCGGCGGAGACCAAGCGGCGTCGCTGCAAGCAGCCGCGGCCAAATGGGCTCAGAACGGTGCGACGCTGGCTGCGGCAGCGGCAAACTTCGAGACCTCCGACGTGAACTGGGAAGGCGAGGCGGCCGACGCCGCATATCGCCAATTCGCCGATTACCGAGGATTTCTGGTCGAACTGTCGGGAGCTTGGACACGACTGGCGGCCGAGGCCGAAAAGGTGGCCATGGCTCACGCGACGACGCTAGGCAACCACACCCCGATCGCAGAAGAGTACGCGCAGTTGGAGGCACAGCTCCCCGCAGCCATTGCCAACGGGGGCAGTGCGGCGCGGGTCATCCAGCTGAAGATGGAGAAACTGCAGCAGGAGTCCGAGGAGATCCGGCACCAGTATGCGCTGGACGCACAACCGGATGACGTGAATCCTCCTGAGCCGCCGCGAAACACCGGCGCACCGCCGACGCCCGTGCGCAGCAATGGCGATCCGCGCAGGCCTGCGGGGAAGCCGCCGCAGGAACCGCGTGGCGGTGGCAGCGGTCAGAGTGCCGGCGGCGGTGGACAGCCCGACGGCGGTGCGCCGGCGCAACAGACGCCGCAAGAGGCGCAGATGTCGCCGATGTCGGCGGCTGATCAGGCGGCGCAGGCCGCCCAGCAGGGCGGATCGCCGGGGGGTGGCTCGCCGGGTGGCGGATCGCCGAGTGGTGGTTCACCCGGAGGCGGCCAGGGCGGTGGCGCCCCCGGCGGCGCGCCGGGTGCCGGGATGCCGGGGTTGGGCAAGGGAGAACCGAAAGTGCCGACTGGCCCCCTGCTGAAACCCGCTGCCGCGGCTGGCGGTGGTGCCGGCTCCGGCGGCGGAGGGGGCGGTGCCGGTATGCCCGCCGCGCCGCTGCAGCCGGCGGTGAGCGCCGAGACAGTGGCGCCGACGCCCGTCGCGGCGGCCAGTGCCCACGGCGCGGCCCCGGGAGGTGCTGCCGGTGCGGCGGGAGCGCCTGGTGGCGGCGGAGGCATGGGCGGGATGGCCCCGATGCATGGCGCGCAGAGCGGCGGCAGCGGCGAGAAGAAGCGCAATCCGCAGCTGTCGCAGGATGAGGACCTCTACACCGAGGAGCGGCCGTGGACTGAGGCCGTCATCGGTAACCGGGTGCGGCGCAGAGGTGCTCCCGACGACATGAAGAAGGAGTCGTAG